A window of the Bombina bombina isolate aBomBom1 chromosome 3, aBomBom1.pri, whole genome shotgun sequence genome harbors these coding sequences:
- the LOC128651510 gene encoding uncharacterized protein LOC128651510 — MPVPNQEMWKKICYEFWEKWQFSMCIGAMDGKHVYFQAPPNAGSMWYNYKDSNSIVLLALCDANYKYIIVDVGAYGKQSDGGVFSESSFRKVIIAGNADLPPASKIPGTSIAVTPVIVANKAFLQLKNLMRPFPKKDIKEDQTIFNRRLSRARRISENVFGICCAKWRAILDSLYMHPDNAETVVKSICALHNYIRVEEAVMEPER; from the exons ATGCCTGTTCCAAACCAGGAAATGTGGAAGAAAATCTGCTATGAGTTCTGGGAGAAATGGCAGTTTTCCATGTGTATAG ggGCAATGGATGGAAAGCATGTGTATTTCCAAGCCCCACCCAATGCTGGATCCATGTGGTACAACTACAAGGATTCCAACTCCATTGTACTGCTGGCACTTTGTGATGCTAACTACAAATATATCATTGTTGATGTAGGGGCATACGGAAAACAAAGTGATGGTGGAGTTTTTTCTGAAAGTAGTTTTAGGAAGGTAATTATTGCTGGAAATGCTGATTTGCCACCTGCATCCAAGATACCGGGGACATCCATTGCTGTTACCCCTGTTATTGTTGCTAACAAAGCATTCCTACAACTCAAAAACCTCATGAGGCCTTTCCCTAAAAAAGATATTAAAGAAGACCAAACCATCTTCAACAGAAGACTATCAAGAGCTAGGCGGATCTCTGAAAATGTGTTTGGCATCTGTTGTGCAAAATGGAGGGCAATTTTGGATTCATTGTACATGCATCCAGATAATGCAGAAACTGTTGTAAAAAGCATTTGTGCATTGCACAACTACATCAGGGTAGAGGAAGCTGTAATGGAACCGGAGAGGTGA